One Equus caballus isolate H_3958 breed thoroughbred chromosome 8, TB-T2T, whole genome shotgun sequence genomic window, GCCATCAATGAGATGGACTCAGCCTTTGAGGACACTCCCCTCCCCTGTGTGGCAGCTGCACAGTGTTCCATAGGAACCCACCAAGCCAGAGCGTCCAGAGAGCCGAGGCGCTGCCCCGCGTCCATCCACCTGCAGGGAAGGCTCCCGAGCAAGCGGGAGGCCTGCTCAGGCCTGCTGGATCCTATCAGGCCCGAGGCCTGCTTTAACCTGCTTAGTTCAAAGCCTCAGATCTGAGGCCTGAGGATGTTCGGGCCAGACAAGGGCCGTCCGGATCAGGGTGTCCTTGGACATGAAGCAAGTTCAGATGTGCTCAGGCCAGCTGGGATCTGCTAATGGCTGCAGGCTCTGGGAGGCCTCAGCAGGGCTCAAGTCTCAGGCCTGAGATCTGAGTACCCAGTCAGCCCCAGATGCATGGGCCTGTCCCCCAAAGTCTGTGCCTTGGGCATTCCTGGCCCAAGCACTTAGTCTTGAGGGGCCTCAAGCCTTAGGCCTGGCCACCTTCAGCCCCCTACCCCATAGTATGTTGCTCAGACAGAGGTGGCTGGGGCCCTCCCTATCTCTGTGACCCCGTGGGGAGACTTCTATTCTGGAAGTTGGGTGAGAGAAACAGGTGTGGGGGCCACCAAGGCCAGGCAGGTTTTACCTTGTCAGCCCACTTGCAGGGCTCACAAAGCAGGGAGGGGTATATATCAATACCCTTGCTGGGGGACTGGGACTTTTGTCTCCACCACTccagccagctctggtggccctGCCCCATGCCGAGCcatgaaaggaaggagggagaaaggcacCAAGACACTGTTGGGAGAGAATCACAGGGTCACCCAGGCTGCACAGCAGACCCCTACCCATCCATGCTCCAGGGGCTTGGGGGCAGCATGCTGGTCCCAGCCGAGCCCCGGCTCGCCTCATGAACCTCCCAAACTTCAGTGACCTCAGTCATAAGACCCATACGGAGGCCAGAGGTCAGAAACGACCCCACACCTCACGCTTGCTTCCAACCCCAACGCGGCAGGCATCCTGCGGAAAAGGCGGAGCCCCGAGAAGGGGCGCGGCATGGGCGTGGCCTGGAGGACTCGACGGGGGTGGGGTCAGCGGGTGATCTCTGAGCAACGCTAAAGGGGCGGAGCCAGAGGGGCGGGGTTCGGCGGGCTGGAAGGAGTCGGGCGAGGCTCAGGCTTTAGAAGAAGGCGTGGCCACCCTGGATAGGCGTGGCAGTCAGGGAGTGGGACGCGGCGCGAAGCTGGGCGGGTCCGCGGCGTAGCGGGCAGCGTGGACGCGGCCGCGCAGCGGCTCCTTTAAGCCTCCGGCACCGCCCccaccgccccgcccccggcgcggCCTGGGTCTGGTTGGTGGTGGGTTCGGGTCCGCGCCGGCCGCGATGGAGCTGCACATCTTAGAGCACCGGGTGCGGGTGCTGAGCCTCGCCCGTCCCGGTCTCTGGCTCTATACCCACCCGCTCATCAAGCTGCTCTTCCTGCCCCACCGCAGCCGGTGCGCGCCCTGGTTCGGAGGCACAGATGGGGGTGGGCTCCGCTGTCGCTCCGGGATGGGGTCGGGAGATTAGGAGCGCCGCGGGGCGAGCGGGAGCGGGCGGGGAGACCCCCGCCCCGGCCGCCATCCGGCCTGGGCCTACCCTCCCTGTGACCGCCGCCTATCCGGCCCCGTGAGGCCCCCTCCCAGGGCCACTTAAGGCGCAAACAGCCTGGGGTGGTCAATGCTTAACTCCGAGTGGTGTTAAATGGAGGCATTCCTTCCTGGTGACTTCCATCGGGTCAGCTTCTTCCAGATGCCTCTAATCTGGTCAGTGGGGTGGGTCTAGGGGGGCCAAGGTCCGACGCCCCCGGCGCTGTTGCCGCAGGTgagcttctcctccctcccggAATGGAGGGGCGGGGGTCTCCTGCGGAGGTCGGGAGGGGAAAACACTTCGCGATTCCAGAGGTGGAGCCCATATCCCACTGCCCTGgggagaaaattgaggcttgaGGGGGCAGGAAGGCGCCCCGCAAGGGTCTTTCCGGGCAGATAGAGCGAAGTCTACCTGCCCCCTCCGCCCAACTCGGGCTGAAGATGCCCCCGCTCCCAACCAGGTGCAAGTTCTTCAGCCTGACGGAGACCCCTGAGGATTACACGCTCATGGTGGACGAGGAGGGCTTCAAAggtggggctgagctgggcagggggagaagggaaaggatgTCGCCCTCCCCTCTTTTCGGGATTCTCACTAGATTTTAGGATCTAATGTCCCAAGAGCTGGGGCCTTTAAGGCGGACGGATCTGGGTTCGGATTGGACTccaccactcactggctgtgtgccCTTTGGCAAGTCATTTCCCCGCTCTGAGCTATTTGTTTCCTCTTAGGTAAAATGGTATAGTTAAGGTTCTGATCCCATGAGGGCCTGTATGTGAAGGGCACTTAGGAGCCTCAGGCCAGCAGCAAAGCCTCAGTTACGTTTCCGGCCAAGAATCGTGTTCCTGTGGCTCATATACCCCCCTGGCCATTGTTTCTCTCCGGACTTCTCTCCCTCGTGCTGGTCACCCCCTCCCGGACTGGTCTGGAGCTCCAGGAGTCTGAGGGTTGGGGAAGGAATGCAGGAACAGgcagccagcccagggcagggtcCTGGGGGGGCCTCCTGGCTGTGGTTGGCTGATTAGCAACCACCCTGGCCCTGGCTTCTGCTCTGGACTGGACGCCAGCCTAATCCCTCCCTGGTCCCTGGAACTGACATCTGGCTCCTACTCCTGCCAGCTTGACCCATCCTCACAGGCCTGGACTCTCAGGCTAGCCAACTGGGGCTAGGCCCATCCCCCACTGCACCGTTTCAGGCCTTAGTTTCCCTATTTGTACTGCAGGCAAGTCTGGATGTGCTAGGAGAGGAAGGCATACGCCAGCCAACATGATCTGCTGGCGCCCCCTGGTGGTGTCACATGGTATAAAACCTGTTAACCCACAAAACAGTCATGAGGGAGATGAGTACtgtcatcccattttacagatgaggaaactgagactcagagatgttaaatCATTTGCCCCAGGCCAACAGCAGATAAATGGcgaagctgggatttgaacccaggtctgtctgaatcTGGAGCTTTGATCTTAACTGGGAAGTTGCAATCCCTGGCTGGCCAGCACCTGGAGCATTTCTCAGTCCTTCCATACATGCAGGTCTCAGGAGCAGGACTCGGAGGAGGGAGAGAGCCCTAGTCTCAGACCCGACCTTGCTTTGGGAGAGCCCTCCAAGTCTCAGGGAAACtgaggggcaggggccagccctgcgggcCCTGACCGAGCATGTGCCCCCTACCCACAGAGCTGCCCCCATCTGAGTTCCTGCAAGTGGCTGAGGCCACATGGCTGGTGCTGAATGTGTCATCCCACAGCGGAGCAGCCGTGCAGGCTGCTGGGGTCACCAAGATCGCCCGCTCAGTCATTGCACCACTAGCCAAGCACCATGTGTCCGTGCTGATGCTGTCCACTTACCAGACAGACTTCATCCTGGTGAGTTTCCTGCAGGCGCCAGTGTAGGGTAGGGTGGGCATGGGTGTCTGGGGACCCGTGTGATGTGCCGTCTCCCGGTGGCCCAGGTGCGGGAGCAGGACCTGTCCAAGGTGATCCACACGCTGGCCCAGGAGTTTGACATTTACCGAGAGGTGGGCGGGGAGCCTGTGCCTGTTGCCAGGGCTGATTCCAGCAACGGCTTTCCCCGTGCCCAGCATGGTGAGGGCCGACCTCTGACACCCAAACCTGGGCGGGGGCTCCTCTTCCCTCTGAGGCCCTTCCCTTGTGCGGGTGGGTCTGTGGGCATGGGGAGACCAGCTGACACCGCCTCACAAGATGGGGAGATGGGGCGGGGAAAACTGCAGTGGGTTCTTGTAGAGCATGACCCTGCATTCAGCCCAGGCCCCACCAGGGGGCGCCCCAGCCCACGGTTGCCTTTTCACCTGTCTCTGCCTGGTCCCTCCTTAGCAGGGCCCAGCCCCACAGTGCATCCCATCCAGAGTCCACAGAACCGCTTCTGTGTCCTCACGCTGGACCCTGAAACACTGCCAGCCATCGCCACCACCCTCATCGATGTTCTCTTCTACTCACACAGGTGGGTGTTGTGTGCACTTcatccctgtgtcctcacaccaTTATTCCCTCTGCTCTGTCCCACCACCTTCCACCTGTCCCTTGATTCTGCAGCTCTGTGCCCTGTTCTGTCTCGGGGTTCATGGCAGCCTGTGATGCCCATGTGCCCTTCACTGGTGTTCAAGGAAGGTCCTGATACCACAGCCAGAGTCCTCTCTTGTAGTGTGGACAGAGCCGTGCCCTGGTCAGGCCGTCTGGCCCTGGGGTCCTGCACCTTTGGCACAGACAGGGTTCATCATTCTCTTCCATCCATACCTGGCACCAAAGGAGATCAGGGCCCTCAGACGGGAGGAAAAGTGACCCAGAGATGGGAGGGTCTGCCCAGGGCCACCTGTGCCAGCTCCTGCCCGGGGCTCTGGAGGCTGACTGGGAGGAGATGGAGTGGGCTGGGTGCCCAGAAGAGCACCTGAGTCTCCTGTTCCTCCCCAGTGCCCCCAAGGAGGCAGCCTCTGGCAGTCCTGGACCCAGTTCCATCACATTTTTTGCCTTCTCCCTCATTGAGGGCTATATCTCCATTGTCATGGATGCTGAGACACAGAAAAAGTATGTGACCCCTGACCCAGGGTGAACCATAGACCCTAAGccagccccagggagggaggaggtggagtgTCAGAATTGGAGGTCACCAGGCCGACATGCCCCAGGGTCTCacagtggggcagggagggggtgggtgggtgccCTGCCCACTTCCCACCTACCTCCCCAGGTTCCCCAGTGACCTCCTGCTGACCAGCTCCTCGGGAGAGCTGTGGAGGATGGTGCGCATCGGTGGACAGCCTCTGGGCTTTGGTGAGGGCTGCTTCTTGTGTGTTAGGGGCTTGGGGAGGGCCTGTGGGGCGACCAGGCTGATCCACATGGACCCTTCCTCAACCCTCAGATGAATGTGGGATTGTGGCCCAGATCGCGGGTCCCCTGGCTGCGGCTGACATCTCTGCTTACTACATCAGCACCTTCAACTTTGACCACGCCCTGGTGAGTGCCATGGGCTGATATGGGGGGTCCTGGAGAGATACTGATGCCCAGAAgggtggaggggacaggaggTAGACCCAGCTGAGCCAGGAAGTCGGGGCGGCCCTGACCCCTGCCTCTACCCGCAGGTGCCAGAGGACGGCATCGGGAGCGTCATCGAGGTCCTCCAGCGACGGCAGGAAGGCCTGGGCTCCTGAGGCCTGAGGAAAACAGCAGCCTCCATGCTCTTCCCTTGCCCCCAGGCTTCCAGAGACTTCTCTAAGCTATTTCCTCAAGCTCTGAGATgagcccaccccccagcccccaatCCTGCCGGGGGATCCCTCCTTCTGCTCTCTGTCTGTAAGTCGCGTGCAGGCACCAGCTCTCACGTGGACACGTGTGTCTGCCCGAACAGGGGAACGTGGTGCTCAGGGCTTCCACCAGGAAGCCCTCAACCCATTACTCCCTGAGCGGCCTCGGCATTTGCACATTCCCTGCTTGAGGCCTGAGCCATCCCCCCCTCAGTGCCCTGGGCCAGCTGCTCCCTGGACAGGGCCCTGATCACCATTCTGCCTCTGGCTGGGTTGCCTTCTCTGGCCAGGTGATTTATGACAGTGCCTCCCCATCCTGGGGCCTCCAAGAACAGTATTTTtacatctctttctcttctatttttatcaACTTATTAATAAAGGGCTTGTAGTGACCAGGCTGGGCTGTGGTCCTTGAGGGTCGCCTGAGCCTCAGCCGCGGCTGCTCTGCTGCTCCTCTTGGCCTCAGCCTAAGGTTCTGGTCTCTCTCCGTGTAGCTGGCTAAGGGCTGGTCTCACGTCACCTCCCTCACTTTTCACCAAGAGAGTGGTACGTCAACCATcgccattttccagatgaggaaccAGGGCTTCAAGAGCTGAAGtgatttatccaaggtcacatcC contains:
- the CASTOR1 gene encoding cytosolic arginine sensor for mTORC1 subunit 1 isoform X4 produces the protein MELHILEHRVRVLSLARPGLWLYTHPLIKLLFLPHRSRCKFFSLTETPEDYTLMVDEEGFKELPPSEFLQVAEATWLVLNVSSHSGAAVQAAGVTKIARSVIAPLAKHHVSVLMLSTYQTDFILVREQDLSKVIHTLAQEFDIYREVGGEPVPVARADSSNGFPRAQHGPSPTVHPIQSPQNRFCVLTLDPETLPAIATTLIDVLFYSHRFPSDLLLTSSSGELWRMVRIGGQPLGFDECGIVAQIAGPLAAADISAYYISTFNFDHALVPEDGIGSVIEVLQRRQEGLGS
- the CASTOR1 gene encoding cytosolic arginine sensor for mTORC1 subunit 1 isoform X1 gives rise to the protein MELHILEHRVRVLSLARPGLWLYTHPLIKLLFLPHRSRCKFFSLTETPEDYTLMVDEEGFKELPPSEFLQVAEATWLVLNVSSHSGAAVQAAGVTKIARSVIAPLAKHHVSVLMLSTYQTDFILVREQDLSKVIHTLAQEFDIYREVGGEPVPVARADSSNGFPRAQHAGPSPTVHPIQSPQNRFCVLTLDPETLPAIATTLIDVLFYSHSAPKEAASGSPGPSSITFFAFSLIEGYISIVMDAETQKKFPSDLLLTSSSGELWRMVRIGGQPLGFDECGIVAQIAGPLAAADISAYYISTFNFDHALVPEDGIGSVIEVLQRRQEGLGS
- the CASTOR1 gene encoding cytosolic arginine sensor for mTORC1 subunit 1 isoform X2 yields the protein MELHILEHRVRVLSLARPGLWLYTHPLIKLLFLPHRSRCKFFSLTETPEDYTLMVDEEGFKELPPSEFLQVAEATWLVLNVSSHSGAAVQAAGVTKIARSVIAPLAKHHVSVLMLSTYQTDFILVREQDLSKVIHTLAQEFDIYREVGGEPVPVARADSSNGFPRAQHGPSPTVHPIQSPQNRFCVLTLDPETLPAIATTLIDVLFYSHSAPKEAASGSPGPSSITFFAFSLIEGYISIVMDAETQKKFPSDLLLTSSSGELWRMVRIGGQPLGFDECGIVAQIAGPLAAADISAYYISTFNFDHALVPEDGIGSVIEVLQRRQEGLGS
- the CASTOR1 gene encoding cytosolic arginine sensor for mTORC1 subunit 1 isoform X3; this encodes MELHILEHRVRVLSLARPGLWLYTHPLIKLLFLPHRSRCKFFSLTETPEDYTLMVDEEGFKELPPSEFLQVAEATWLVLNVSSHSGAAVQAAGVTKIARSVIAPLAKHHVSVLMLSTYQTDFILVREQDLSKVIHTLAQEFDIYREVGGEPVPVARADSSNGFPRAQHAGPSPTVHPIQSPQNRFCVLTLDPETLPAIATTLIDVLFYSHRFPSDLLLTSSSGELWRMVRIGGQPLGFDECGIVAQIAGPLAAADISAYYISTFNFDHALVPEDGIGSVIEVLQRRQEGLGS